In Aegilops tauschii subsp. strangulata cultivar AL8/78 chromosome 3, Aet v6.0, whole genome shotgun sequence, one genomic interval encodes:
- the LOC109776032 gene encoding uncharacterized protein produces the protein MGNLASCTLAMIPRAAKDVRIVLPDGGLRLVRPPATAAELMLEAPGHFLADARTLQAGRRIEALAADEDLELGGVYAAFPMKRLGSKAVPADVFASEAHARRPASAKVADIVVAPTGVASVAAEEDIPPVRTPRLDEMAVDNEAVAAEIEELNQRISGGRLSRRRPTLETIHEEMAKAFSRIFRYF, from the coding sequence ATGGGGAACTTGGCGTCCTGCACGCTGGCCATGATCCCCAGGGCGGCCAAGGACGTCAGGATCGTGCTCCCCGATGGCGGGCTGAGGCTGGTCAGGCccccggcgacggcggcggagctgaTGCTCGAGGCGCCGGGCCATTTCCTGGCCGACGCGCGCACGCTGCAGGCGGGGCGCCGGATCGAGGCGCTTGCGGCTGACGAGGACCTCGAGCTCGGGGGAGTCTACGCCGCATTCCCCATGAAGCGGCTTGGCTCCAAGGCCGTGCCCGCCGACGTTTTCGCCAGCGAGGCTCATGCCCGGAGGCCCGCTTCGGCCAAGGTGGCGGACATCGTCGTGGCGCCTACAGGGGTGGCTTCCGTTGCCGCCGAGGAGGACATCCCACCGGTCAGGACGCCGCGGTTGGATGAGATGGCCGTGGACAACGAGGCGGTTGCGGCAGAGATCGAAGAGCTCAATCAACGGATAAGCGGCGGTCGCTTGTCGAGGCGGCGGCCCACGTTGGAGACTATACACGAAGAGATGGCAAAGGCCTTCTCTCGTATTTTCCGTTATTTTTGA